A portion of the Drosophila sechellia strain sech25 chromosome 2R, ASM438219v1, whole genome shotgun sequence genome contains these proteins:
- the LOC6620816 gene encoding general odorant-binding protein 56d, with protein sequence MKFLIVLSAILAISAAELQLSEEQKAVAHANGALCAQQEGITKDQAIALRNGNFDDTDPKVKCFANCFLEKTGFLINGEIQPDVVLAKLGPLAGEDAVKAVQAKCDATKGADKCDTAYQLFECYYKNRAHI encoded by the exons ATGAAGTTCCTGATTGTCCTCTCCgccattttggccatttcGGCTGCC GAACTGCAGCTATCCGAAGAGCAGAAGGCAGTGGCCCATGCCAATGGCGCCCTTTGTGCCCAGCAGGAGGGAATCACCAAGGATCAGGCGATCGCCTTGCGAAACGGCAATTTCGATGACACAGATCCCAAGGTGAAATGCTTCGCCAATTGTTTCCTGGAGAAGACCGGATTCCTGATCAATGGTGAGATCCAGCCCGATGTCGTTCTGGCCAAGTTGGGACCCCTGGCCGGCGAGGATGCCGTGAAGGCCGTTCAGGCCAAGTGTGATGCCACCAAGGGAGCGGATAAGTGCGATACTGCCTATCAGCTATTCGAGTGCTACTACAAGAATCGTGCCCACATCTAA
- the LOC6620815 gene encoding LOW QUALITY PROTEIN: general odorant-binding protein 56d (The sequence of the model RefSeq protein was modified relative to this genomic sequence to represent the inferred CDS: inserted 1 base in 1 codon) translates to MKVFIVFAALAALSVASAAGLTDSQKAEAKQRAKACAKQEGITKEQXLRSGNFADSDPKVKCFANCFLEQSGLVANGQIKPDVVLAKLGPIAGEANVKEVQAKCDSTKGADKCDTSYLLYKCYYENRAQI, encoded by the exons ATGAAAGTATTCATTGTGTTTGCCGCCCTTGCAGCTCTATCTGTGGCATCTGCCGCG GGCCTAACTGATTCCCAAAAGGCTGAGGCTAAGCAGAGAGCCAAGGCCTGCGCCAAACAGGAGGGAATCACGAAGGAGC GCCTGCGTTCTGGAAACTTTGCGGACTCCGATCCAAAGGTAAAGTGCTTCGCCAACTGTTTCCTGGAGCAGAGCGGCCTGGTGGCCAATGGACAGATAAAACCTGACGTGGTTTTGGCCAAACTGGGTCCCATCGCCGGCGAAGCCAATGTCAAGGAGGTGCAGGCCAAGTGTGACTCGACCAAGGGAGCCGACAAGTGCGACACTAGCTACCTGCTGTACAAGTGCTACTACGAAAACCGCGCCCAAATCTAA
- the LOC6620818 gene encoding uncharacterized protein LOC6620818, with the protein MKVFLLFIFLSAIWLQAFSMKPYEKVKACLKRQLGYNTITANNKLDDKEDSLQSKCFYHCLLEVKGVIANDAISSEQPRKELVKKYGITDTDELEKAEEKCHSAVKATGKCELGYKIFKCYQSITKH; encoded by the exons ATGAAAGTATTCCTGTTGTTCATTTTCCTCTCTGCTATCTGGCTCCAAGCATTTTCTATG AAACCTTATGAAAAAGTAAAAGCCTGCTTGAAACGGCAGCTGGGGTATAATACAATTACAGCAAATAACAAATTAGATGATAAAGAAGACTCTCTTCAAAGCAAGTGTTTTTATCACTGCTTACTGGAAGTGAAAGGTGTTATTGCAAATGATGCGATCAGTTCCGAGCAACCGAGGAAAGAACTTGTAAAAAAGTATGGTATTACTGACACAGATGAATTGGAAAAAGCTGAAGAAAAGTGCCATTCCGCCGTCAAGGCTACCGGAAAATGTGAATTGGGGTACAAAATCTTTAAATGCTACCAGTCCATTACCAAGCATTAG
- the LOC6620817 gene encoding thioredoxin, mitochondrial: MSSYRRLFRAKRLMNLMKANRGMTSTGKQPIFDVETRKDFEQRVINSDRPVVVDFHASWCCPCKALAPRLENVVSEQEGRVRLARVDIDEHGELALDYNVGSVPSLVVISNGKVVNRMVGLQTSEYLRKWLLKAVPHPPPEDTEN, encoded by the exons ATGTCCAGCTATAGAAGATTATTTCGGGCAAAGCGCCTAATGAATTTGATGAAGGCTAATCGCGGAATGACCAGTACTGGCAAGCAACCGATTTTCGATGTGGAGACTAGAAAAGACTTTGAGCAACGTGTGATCAACAGCGATCGGCCGGTGGTTGTGGACTTTCATGCCAG CTGGTGCTGTCCATGCAAGGCTCTGGCCCCTCGACTGGAAAACGTTGTGTCCGAGCAGGAAGGTCGAGTGAGATTGGCCCGGGTCGATATTGATGAGCATGGGGAACTGGCCCTTGACTACAACGTGGGGTCCGTTCCTTCATTGGTGGTCATCAGCAACGGCAAGGTGGTAAATCGAATGGTTGGCCTGCAGACCAGCGAATACCTACGCAAGTGGCTCCTTAAGGCGGTGCCACACCCACCACCTGAGGATACGGAAAACTAA